The proteins below come from a single Triticum aestivum cultivar Chinese Spring chromosome 5D, IWGSC CS RefSeq v2.1, whole genome shotgun sequence genomic window:
- the LOC123119385 gene encoding pre-rRNA-processing protein ESF1: MFGIACIYVQVALSIHLSYEPHMKMLLFAKGCPFISLMIMLIYAVVVCDSSATANHLYMTLDSTEFLKTANVFDLQFIRDSMEFKRAARDVATEAPPSYKEPDSETPALQPSKVKLTWDDDEPDRKILRWKSKEDQLDDPKMFLPSDDSASDDDVDDSGDESLPNGVAKRKLINKERLALLLQGDKSDEEQSDGQGMEITFNMEPEDLSKRILERKSIETKIVWETHQEKMKEKRKARKRSSKDDDDYSDEDSADENDDFFEDEKADEEVRPIKKQKVKTKGKAKDKLPEEHFEPEATKEELELLVAADQDAANGAKGCNIKRRSKKSKGCVEDKLPEINISTDDLRFSATLTDHLYALDPTDPQYKRYHIVGRGGIDHEHTGFRNLSRSICRRDSFYQTHVTAAGPSRRGGIEKEKEKFSWTEGQNGMSIRGRRELASEPSLGSVTTSLGWSKCDMGSWV; encoded by the exons ATGTTTGGGATTGCATGCATATATGTCCAAGTAGCCTTGTCCATCCATCTTTCATATGAACCACACATGAAAATGTTACTGTTTGCCAAGGGTTGCCCATTTATCTCTCTGATGATTATGTTGATCTATGCAGTTGTTGTATGTGATTCCAGTGCAACTGCGAATCACCTATACATGACTCTTGATAGTACTGAGTTCTTGAAAACGGCAAATGTGTTTGATCTGCAGTTTATTCGTGACTCTATGGAGTTCAAGCGCGCTGCTCGTGATGTAGCTACAGAG GCACCTCCTAGTTACAAGGAGCCTGATTCTGAAACTCCCGCTTTGCAACCTAGCAAAGTTAAGCTCACGTGGGATGATGATGAACCAGATCGTAAGATCTTGAGGTGGAAGTCCAAAGAGGATCAG TTAGATGACCCTAAAATGTTTTTACCAAGTGATGACAGTGCATCAGATGATGATGTAGACGATTCTGGTGATGAGTCTCTACCAAATGGTGTAGCGAAAAGAAAGTTAATAAACAAGGAAAGGTTGGCTCTTTTACTACAAGGAGATAAATCTGACGAGGAACAAAGTGATGGCCAGGGCATGGAGATAACATTCAACATGGAACCCGAGGACCTCAGCAAGCGTATCCTTGAGAGAAAGAGCATCGAGACGAAAATTGTCTGGGAGACGCACCAAGAAAAAATGAAGGAGAAGCGGAAAGCTAGGAAGAGGTCGTCAAAGGATGATGATGACTACAGTGACGAAGATAGCGCTGATGAAAATGATGATTTCTTTGAGGATGAAAAGGCTGATGAAGAAGTTAGGCCAATCAAGAAACAAAAGGTGAAGACCAAAGGGAAAGCAAAGGACAAGCTTCCAGAGGAACATTTTGAACCAGAAGCAACTAAAGAAGAGTTGGAGCTCTTGGTTGCTGCTGACCAGGATGCAGCCAATGGTGCAAAGGGTTGTAACATAAAACGCAGGAGTAAGAAGAGCAAGGGTTGTGTCGAGGACAAACTTCCTGAAATCAATATTAGCACAGATGACTTGAGGTTCTCAGCCACGTTGACGGATCATCTGTATGCATTGGATCCTACTGATCCCCAGTACAAGAGGTATCACATAGTGGGACGCGGAGGAATTGATCACGAGCACACAGGCTTTCGGAATCTGTCCCGCTCCATATGTCGTCGTGATTCGTTTTACCAAACACACGTGACCGCTGCAGGGCCAAGCAGACGAGGTGgaatagaaaaagaaaaggagaaattcTCCTGGACGGAGGGCCAGAACGGCATGTCCATTCGAGGCCGTCGCGAATTGGCGTCGGAGCCGTCGCTCGGGTCGGTAACGACGTCACTGGGTTGGAGTAAATGCGATATGGGTAGCTGGGTGTAG